A single genomic interval of Arthrobacter sp. NicSoilB8 harbors:
- a CDS encoding MFS transporter translates to MSTENAARRAEETDVKTSGLKKVVAASMAGTVVEWYEFFLYASAATLVFGKAFFPNSGTELDGILAAFLTYAVGFIARPIGGIVFGHFGDKFGRKQLLQLSIILVGVSTFLMGCLPTFAQIGYWAPALLVFLRFAQGFAVGGEWGGAVLLVAEHSPSKSRGFWASWPQSAVPLGNLFATAVLFILSSVLSSADFLGWGWRVAFWLSAVIVLIGYYIRTKVRDAPIFLEARKEVEAGHKGYGVAEVFRRYPRGVFTAMGLRFAENILYYLVVTFSITYLKTVVHADTSRILLLLLVAHFIHFSVVPMVGRLSDRLGRKPVYMAGAVLGATWGFFAFPMMDTGNDLIILAAVIIGLLFHALMYAGQPAIMAEMFPTRMRYSGVSLGYQVTSIVAGSLAPIIAVALLGQFKSSVPVAIYLLIACAITAVAVFFLKETRGVSLHDVDAADARGTADLLAAGKR, encoded by the coding sequence ATGAGTACGGAAAACGCTGCAAGGCGCGCTGAAGAAACCGACGTCAAAACGTCCGGTCTCAAGAAGGTGGTGGCGGCCTCCATGGCCGGCACCGTGGTGGAATGGTACGAATTTTTCCTCTACGCATCCGCGGCCACACTGGTCTTCGGCAAGGCGTTCTTCCCCAATTCAGGCACGGAACTGGACGGCATCCTCGCGGCCTTCCTCACCTACGCCGTCGGCTTCATCGCCCGCCCGATCGGCGGAATCGTGTTCGGCCACTTCGGCGACAAATTCGGCCGCAAGCAGCTGCTCCAGCTCAGCATTATCCTGGTAGGCGTGTCCACCTTCCTGATGGGCTGCCTCCCCACGTTTGCGCAGATCGGCTACTGGGCCCCGGCGCTGCTGGTCTTCCTGCGCTTCGCCCAGGGCTTCGCCGTCGGCGGTGAATGGGGCGGCGCCGTCCTCCTGGTCGCCGAGCACAGCCCCAGCAAGTCCCGCGGCTTCTGGGCCAGCTGGCCGCAGTCTGCCGTCCCGCTCGGCAACCTCTTCGCCACCGCTGTGCTGTTCATCCTGTCCTCCGTGCTGTCCTCCGCGGACTTCCTCGGCTGGGGCTGGCGGGTCGCCTTCTGGCTCTCGGCAGTGATCGTCCTGATCGGCTACTACATCCGCACCAAGGTCCGCGACGCCCCGATCTTCCTGGAAGCACGCAAGGAGGTCGAAGCAGGCCACAAGGGCTACGGCGTTGCCGAGGTCTTCCGCCGCTACCCCCGCGGCGTGTTCACCGCGATGGGCCTGCGCTTCGCGGAAAACATCCTGTACTACCTCGTGGTCACGTTCTCGATCACCTACCTCAAGACGGTGGTCCACGCCGACACCTCCCGGATCCTGCTGCTCCTGCTGGTGGCGCACTTCATCCACTTCTCCGTGGTGCCCATGGTCGGCAGGCTCTCGGACAGGCTGGGCCGCAAGCCCGTCTACATGGCCGGCGCCGTTCTCGGTGCGACCTGGGGCTTCTTCGCCTTCCCGATGATGGACACCGGAAACGATCTCATCATCCTCGCCGCGGTCATCATCGGGCTGCTCTTCCACGCCCTGATGTACGCCGGTCAGCCGGCCATCATGGCGGAGATGTTCCCGACCCGCATGCGGTACTCCGGTGTTTCCCTCGGCTACCAGGTGACCTCGATCGTGGCCGGTTCGCTCGCGCCGATCATCGCCGTCGCGCTCCTGGGCCAGTTCAAGTCGTCCGTCCCGGTGGCCATCTACCTCCTGATCGCCTGCGCGATCACCGCCGTCGCCGTCTTCTTCCTCAAGGAGACCCGCGGCGTCTCGCTGCACGACGTCGACGCCGCCGATGCCCGGGGCACCGCGGACCTCCTCGCCGCCGGCAAACGGTAG
- a CDS encoding LysR family transcriptional regulator yields MRRLPSPDDLLILLTVARLGRFNAVAETLGTTHTIISRRVLALDKQLGGRTLERSPHGWELTELGSRAVAAAEAIEGTLGALSSSIARSGDVVSGLVRISTPDGFGSEFLAPALVRLQRASPLLNVELLSATRKVSQNRSGVDLEVVVGTMETANAQAIFLSNYFLRLYASPAYAQEHGLPATLDDVRQHGFVSYVESALQVAELGHRSTQLPVPRSSFQATSVFAQLEAVRRGGGIGLLPNFLVAGRPGFVPVLPDDFQRQLPIWAVARPEALRSAPVRAVLEAIRQEIRDRQDVLSG; encoded by the coding sequence CTGCGTCGGCTTCCGAGCCCCGATGACCTGCTCATCCTGCTGACGGTGGCGCGGCTGGGCCGGTTCAACGCGGTCGCGGAGACGCTCGGCACGACCCACACCATCATCTCCCGCCGGGTCCTGGCACTGGACAAGCAGCTTGGCGGCCGGACGCTGGAACGCAGCCCGCACGGCTGGGAGCTGACCGAGCTCGGCAGCCGGGCCGTCGCCGCGGCCGAGGCCATCGAGGGCACTTTGGGCGCCCTGTCCAGCAGCATCGCCCGCTCCGGCGACGTGGTCTCCGGCCTGGTCCGCATCAGCACCCCGGACGGCTTCGGCAGCGAGTTCCTCGCGCCCGCCCTCGTGCGGCTCCAGCGGGCCAGTCCGTTGCTCAACGTGGAGCTGCTCAGCGCCACCCGCAAGGTGAGCCAAAACCGCTCCGGCGTGGACCTTGAGGTGGTGGTGGGCACCATGGAGACCGCAAATGCCCAGGCCATCTTCCTGAGCAACTACTTCCTCAGGCTCTACGCCAGTCCCGCGTATGCGCAGGAGCACGGGCTTCCGGCAACGCTCGACGACGTCCGGCAGCACGGCTTTGTCTCCTACGTCGAGTCGGCGCTCCAGGTGGCCGAGCTGGGCCACCGCTCCACGCAGCTGCCGGTGCCGCGGTCCAGCTTCCAGGCCACCAGCGTCTTCGCCCAGCTGGAGGCGGTCCGGCGGGGCGGCGGGATCGGTCTGCTCCCGAACTTCCTCGTGGCGGGCAGGCCCGGCTTCGTGCCCGTTCTGCCCGACGACTTCCAGCGCCAGCTCCCCATCTGGGCGGTGGCCCGGCCCGAGGCGCTGCGCTCGGCCCCGGTCCGTGCCGTACTGGAGGCGATCCGCCAGGAAATCCGGGACCGCCAGGACGTGCTGTCCGGCTGA
- the mmsB gene encoding 3-hydroxyisobutyrate dehydrogenase, giving the protein MAVIAWIGLGNMGGSMSVNLAKAGHEVRGFDLNAGAVAAAGAGGVTPAGSIAEAVGGADVVFTMLPKGDHARAVYLGEAGILAQADTRTLLVDSSTIDIASAQALHDAAAAAGFRFVDAPVSGGMSGAKAATLTFMIGGEAGAVADATEYIRPMAANIIPTGGATTGQAAKICNNLMLFINLASTAEGAVLADRLGLDKQVFWDIASVSSGDSWALRTWYPVAGVVPTAASNNGFAPTFTTELANKDIGLAISAARDTGTPLALGEHVQQLFQRLIDSGQSGMDCSAIVKLVDGSLDSAN; this is encoded by the coding sequence ATGGCAGTTATCGCCTGGATCGGACTGGGAAACATGGGCGGGTCCATGTCGGTCAACCTCGCCAAGGCCGGACATGAGGTCCGCGGCTTCGACCTCAACGCCGGGGCCGTTGCCGCCGCCGGGGCCGGGGGAGTCACACCGGCCGGCAGCATCGCCGAGGCAGTCGGCGGCGCCGACGTCGTCTTCACCATGCTCCCCAAGGGCGACCACGCCCGGGCCGTATACCTGGGCGAGGCCGGGATCCTGGCACAAGCCGACACCCGGACGCTGCTGGTGGATTCCTCCACCATTGACATCGCCTCCGCCCAGGCCCTGCACGACGCCGCCGCTGCCGCCGGCTTCCGCTTCGTCGACGCGCCCGTCTCGGGCGGCATGAGCGGGGCAAAGGCCGCCACCCTGACCTTCATGATCGGCGGCGAGGCCGGCGCCGTCGCCGACGCCACCGAATACATCAGGCCGATGGCGGCGAACATCATCCCCACCGGCGGCGCCACCACCGGCCAGGCCGCCAAAATCTGCAACAACCTCATGCTCTTCATCAACCTCGCCTCCACGGCCGAGGGCGCGGTCCTTGCCGACCGTCTGGGCCTGGACAAGCAGGTCTTCTGGGACATCGCCTCGGTCTCCTCCGGGGACAGCTGGGCCCTCCGCACCTGGTATCCCGTGGCCGGCGTCGTGCCCACCGCGGCGTCGAACAACGGCTTCGCCCCGACCTTCACCACCGAACTCGCCAACAAGGACATCGGCCTGGCCATCAGCGCCGCCCGCGACACCGGCACCCCGCTGGCGCTGGGCGAGCACGTCCAGCAGCTCTTCCAGCGGCTCATCGATTCAGGCCAGTCCGGGATGGACTGCTCCGCAATCGTCAAGCTGGTCGACGGTTCGCTCGACTCCGCCAACTAG
- a CDS encoding homoserine O-acetyltransferase, whose amino-acid sequence MTIAVTRSGEPETKQARNSGTAGSTPAGSAPGSTPAGSAPGGASAGSAPGGASAGIASRVPDGTVQHVRIGDLQLESGVPLPDVVLAYETWGTLNADASNAVLIEHALTGDTHVTRGASEEPGWWEQLAGPGAPVDTDKYFVVSINILGGCYGSTGPSTPAPDGRPWGSRFPLVTLRDTTAAEARLADALGIGSWYAVVGGSLGGARALEWAVTYPGRVRRCAVISVGASSTAEQIAFAQAQTLAIRQDPHFNGGDYYGGPEPEAGLALARRIAHITYRSAAELDGRFGRNAQESEAPLEAGSLAGRGRYQVESYLDHQGNKLVRRFDANSYIAITEALMSHDVCRGRGSLRESLAPATAEFLVAAVDSDRLYFPAQSRALAEALPGGADVHIIEAPIGHDGFLTEIGQLSGQLRETFFGH is encoded by the coding sequence ATGACGATTGCCGTCACCCGCAGCGGTGAACCCGAAACCAAACAAGCCCGAAATTCCGGTACCGCCGGCAGCACTCCTGCCGGAAGTGCCCCGGGCAGCACTCCTGCCGGCAGTGCCCCGGGCGGTGCGTCCGCCGGAAGTGCCCCGGGCGGTGCGTCCGCCGGCATTGCGTCCCGCGTGCCGGACGGGACAGTCCAGCACGTCCGGATCGGTGACCTGCAGCTCGAATCCGGGGTCCCGCTGCCGGATGTCGTCCTCGCCTATGAGACGTGGGGAACCCTGAACGCGGATGCCTCCAACGCCGTCCTGATTGAACATGCCCTGACCGGGGACACCCATGTGACCCGCGGCGCCAGCGAGGAACCCGGCTGGTGGGAACAGCTGGCCGGACCCGGTGCTCCCGTGGACACGGACAAATACTTCGTCGTGTCGATCAACATCCTGGGCGGCTGCTACGGCTCCACGGGCCCTTCCACTCCGGCCCCCGACGGGCGCCCCTGGGGATCGCGCTTTCCGCTCGTCACGCTGCGGGACACCACCGCCGCCGAGGCGCGCCTGGCCGACGCCCTGGGCATCGGCAGCTGGTACGCGGTCGTGGGAGGCTCGCTCGGCGGCGCGCGCGCCCTGGAATGGGCCGTCACGTACCCGGGGCGGGTCCGGCGCTGCGCCGTGATTTCGGTCGGCGCCAGCAGCACCGCCGAACAGATCGCCTTTGCGCAGGCCCAGACCCTGGCCATCCGCCAGGACCCGCACTTCAACGGCGGCGACTACTACGGCGGCCCGGAACCCGAGGCCGGGCTGGCCCTGGCCCGCCGCATCGCGCACATCACCTACCGCTCCGCGGCCGAACTCGACGGCCGGTTCGGCCGCAACGCCCAGGAGTCCGAGGCGCCCCTGGAGGCAGGGTCGCTGGCCGGACGCGGCCGCTACCAGGTGGAAAGCTACCTCGACCACCAGGGCAACAAGCTGGTCCGGCGCTTCGATGCCAACAGCTACATCGCCATCACCGAGGCGCTCATGAGCCACGACGTCTGCCGCGGGCGCGGAAGCCTCCGCGAATCGCTGGCTCCGGCCACAGCTGAGTTCCTGGTGGCGGCCGTCGACTCGGACCGCCTGTACTTCCCGGCCCAGTCCCGGGCCCTGGCCGAGGCCCTGCCGGGCGGCGCCGACGTGCACATCATCGAGGCGCCGATCGGCCACGACGGCTTCCTGACCGAAATCGGCCAGCTTAGCGGCCAGCTTCGGGAGACCTTCTTCGGCCACTAG
- a CDS encoding CoA-acylating methylmalonate-semialdehyde dehydrogenase produces the protein MERIPHFINGALISDAERYGPVYNPATGEQEKEVALASAARVGEAVEAARAALPGWRATSLSKRTTIFFKVRELLMQRRPELAALLTSEHGKVLSDAEGEITRGLENIEFATGLSHMLKGERSEQVAGGVDVHSVRQPVGVVACITPFNFPAMVPLWMIGSALACGNTVLLKPSEKDPSSAIFIAQVFAEAGLPAGVLNVVHGDKEAVDVLLEHPAVKAVSFVGSTPIAQSIYKRAADHGKRVQALGGAKNHMVVLPDADLNMAADAAVSAAYGSAGERCMAVSVLVAVGSIADELVDAISTRMATLTIGPGTDPASQMGPLITAEHRDKVASYVAGAADEGATVVVDGREQEFDSNGFFLGVSLIDHVKPGMKVYDDEIFGPVLSVVRVETYADAVKLVNDNEFGNGVAIFTRDGGAARQFEFDVEAGMVGVNVPIPVPVGTFSFGGWKNSLFGDTHMYGPESIRFYTRGKVVTTRWPDPATSVIDLGFPQVD, from the coding sequence ATGGAACGCATTCCGCACTTCATCAACGGCGCCCTGATTTCCGACGCCGAGCGCTACGGACCCGTCTACAACCCGGCCACCGGCGAGCAGGAAAAGGAAGTTGCCCTCGCCTCCGCCGCCCGCGTCGGGGAAGCCGTCGAGGCGGCCCGCGCCGCCCTGCCCGGCTGGCGCGCCACCAGCCTGTCCAAACGCACCACCATCTTCTTCAAGGTCCGCGAATTGCTCATGCAGCGCCGGCCCGAGCTGGCAGCCCTGCTCACCAGCGAGCACGGCAAGGTCCTCTCCGACGCCGAAGGCGAGATCACGCGCGGCCTGGAGAACATCGAATTCGCTACCGGGCTGTCCCACATGCTCAAGGGCGAGCGCTCCGAGCAGGTGGCCGGCGGCGTCGACGTCCACTCGGTCCGCCAGCCCGTCGGCGTCGTCGCCTGCATCACGCCCTTCAACTTCCCCGCCATGGTGCCGCTGTGGATGATCGGCAGCGCCCTGGCCTGCGGCAACACCGTGCTGCTCAAGCCGAGCGAGAAGGATCCGTCCTCCGCCATCTTCATCGCCCAGGTCTTCGCCGAAGCCGGGCTGCCCGCCGGCGTCCTCAACGTGGTCCACGGCGACAAGGAAGCCGTCGACGTCCTGCTGGAGCACCCTGCCGTGAAGGCCGTCAGCTTCGTCGGCTCGACGCCGATCGCGCAGTCCATCTACAAGCGCGCCGCGGACCACGGCAAGCGCGTCCAGGCTCTGGGCGGAGCGAAGAACCACATGGTGGTCCTGCCGGATGCCGACCTCAACATGGCCGCCGACGCCGCCGTCTCGGCCGCCTACGGCTCCGCCGGGGAGCGCTGCATGGCCGTCAGCGTCCTGGTCGCCGTCGGCAGCATCGCGGATGAACTCGTGGACGCGATCAGCACCCGCATGGCCACGCTCACGATCGGTCCCGGCACGGACCCGGCCTCCCAGATGGGCCCGCTCATCACAGCCGAACACCGTGACAAGGTGGCCTCCTATGTCGCCGGTGCTGCGGACGAAGGCGCCACCGTGGTGGTGGACGGCCGCGAGCAGGAGTTCGATTCCAACGGCTTCTTCCTCGGCGTCAGCCTGATCGATCATGTCAAGCCGGGCATGAAGGTCTACGACGACGAGATCTTCGGCCCCGTCCTCTCGGTGGTCCGCGTCGAGACCTACGCGGACGCCGTGAAGCTGGTCAACGACAACGAGTTCGGCAACGGCGTGGCGATCTTCACCCGCGACGGCGGCGCCGCCCGCCAGTTCGAGTTCGACGTCGAAGCCGGCATGGTGGGCGTCAACGTGCCCATCCCGGTGCCGGTGGGCACCTTCTCCTTCGGCGGCTGGAAGAACTCGCTCTTCGGCGACACCCACATGTACGGCCCGGAGAGCATCCGCTTCTACACCCGCGGCAAGGTGGTCACCACCCGCTGGCCGGACCCCGCCACCTCGGTGATCGACCTCGGCTTCCCCCAGGTGGACTGA